A genomic window from Artemia franciscana chromosome 14, ASM3288406v1, whole genome shotgun sequence includes:
- the LOC136035383 gene encoding elongation factor 1-alpha: MGKEKIHINIVVIGHVDSGKSTTTGHLIYKCGGIDKRTIEKFEKEAQEMGKGSFKYAWVLDKLKAERERGITIDIALWKFETAKYYVTIIDAPGHRDFIKNMITGTSQADCAVLIVAAGVGEFEAGISKNGQTREHALLAYTLGVKQLIVGVNKMDSTEPPFSEARFEEIKKEVSAYIKKIGYNPAAVAFVPISGWHGDNMLEASDRLPWYKGWNIERKEGKADGKTLLDALDAILPPSRPTEKPLRLPLQDVYKIGGIGTVPVGRVETGIIKPGMIVTFAPANITTEVKSVEMHHESLEQASPGDNVGFNVKNVSVKELRRGYVASDSKNNPARGSQDFFAQVIVLNHPGQISNGYTPVLDCHTAHIACKFAEIKEKCDRRTGKTTEAEPKFIKSGDAAMITLVPSKPLCVEAFSDFPPLGRFAVRDMRQTVAVGVIKSVNFKDPTAGKVTKAAEKAGKKK; encoded by the exons atgggaaaagaaaagattCACATCAACATTGTCGTCATTGGTCACGTAGATTCTGGTAAATCCACAACAACTGGACATTTGATCTACAAATGTGGTGGTATCGACAAGAGAACCATTGAAAAGTTCGAAAAGGAAGCCCAAGAA ATGGGCAAAGGCTCCTTCAAATATGCCTGGGTATTGGACAAACTTAAGGCTGAGCGTGAGCGTGGTATCACAATTGACATTGCCCTTTGGAAATTCGAAACTGCTAAGTACTATGTTACAATTATAGATGCTCCAGGCCATCGTGATTTTATCAAGAACATGATCACTGGCACATCCCAG GCCGATTGTGCTGTCCTGATTGTTGCTGCTGGTGTCGGTGAATTCGAAGCCGGTATCTCTAAGAACGGTCAGACACGTGAACATGCTCTGCTTGCCTACACCCTTGGTGTCAAACAACTTATTGTTGGCGTTAACAAGATGGATTCTACTGAACCCCCTTTCAGTGAGGCTCGTTTTGAGGAAATCAAAAAGGAAGTCTCGGCTTACATTAAGAAAATTGGTTACAATCCAGCTGCCGTTGCTTTCGTACCAATTTCTGGATGGCATGGTGACAACATGCTGGAGGCCTCTGACCGGCTCCCATGGTACAAGGGATGGAACATTGAACGTAAAGAGGGCAAAGCTGACGGTAAGACCCTTTTGGATGCTCTTGATGCTATTCTGCCTCCATCTCGCCCAACTGAGAAGCCCCTGCGTCTTCCACTTCAGGATGTTTACAAGATTGGAGGTATTGGAACAGTACCTGTGGGTCGGGTTGAAACTGGTATCATTAAGCCAGGTATGATAGTCACATTTGCCCCAGCCAACATAACCACTGAAGTCAAATCCGTCGAAATGCACCACGAATCCCTTGAACAGGCATCTCCAGGTGATAACGTTGGTTTCAATGTCAAAAACGTTTCAGTCAAAGAACTTCGTCGTGGCTACGTCGCCTCAGATTCAAAGAACAATCCAGCCAGAGGCTCTCAAGATTTCTTTGCTCAG GTTATTGTCTTGAACCACCCTGGTCAGATCTCAAACGGTTACACTCCTGTCTTGGACTGCCACACAGCTCACATTGCTTGCAAGTTTGCTGAGATTAAAGAGAAGTGTGACAGACGTACTGGCAAAACAACTGAAGCTGAGCCAAAATTTATCAAGTCAGGTGATGCGGCCATGATCACTTTGGTACCTTCCAAGCCGTTGTGTGTTGAAGCCTTTTCCGACTTCCCACCTCTTG